From Coffea arabica cultivar ET-39 chromosome 10e, Coffea Arabica ET-39 HiFi, whole genome shotgun sequence, one genomic window encodes:
- the LOC113712381 gene encoding uncharacterized protein, translating into MRKFTGFNGGGGLRNGGVSSDHNHHVSIGIRSGALHKQQSRYGHHLHHRRLIKGRKISIVGALIVFLFVAFVASIFAFLFLSSKDKDTHSNLIQDDDFVNDTDFLTNVTRTKKHNTVKFGHGSVTHGKDSRYWDGDDRRRDEDYHEEARDHSVNKDHVPEKGKNSGRKSSSDESHKGLGHRGNGLYNEAGRNELKMYEAEYEASLKNIGQSKEHDGGNQLSHDRTSSGNETEMVDPDDEYDDGIDLQDGRKEDDGEMEQDDGDHSGATASYDLDGGESANLHKAQTKHQNIVHEVDEASTDLSDKESASSSEHSGKVPGNSRHARPIDSQYSRRSATEKRSGSKKKSKRRKFSGSCEMKLLNSTALLVEPLESRKFARFSLQYTEAEEKPDDDEEWQPRYAGHQSLREREESFIAHDQKINCGFVKGSSGYPSTGFDLAEDDAKYISSCHIAVVSCIFGNSDRLRIPVGKMVSRLSRKNVCFVMFVDEATLQALSSEGHMLDRMGFIGLWKVVVVKNLPYTDMRRVGKVPKLLSHRLFPSARYSIWLDSKLRLQLDPLLILEYFLWRKGHEYAISNHYDRHCVWEEVAQNKKLNKYNHTVIDEQFQFYQNDGLKRFNASDPNKLLPSNVPEGSFIVRAHTPMSNLFSCLWFNEVDRFTPRDQLSFAYTYHKLRRTNPEKPFYLNMFKDCERRKMAKLFRHRSEERKTVQHDIE; encoded by the exons ATGCGGAAATTCACTGGTTTCAATGGCGGCGGTGGATTGAGGAACGGCGGCGTTTCGTCGGATCACAACCACCACGTATCGATTGGGATTCGTTCTGGTGCTTTGCATAAGCAGCAATCCCGTTACGGTCACCATCTTCACCACCGTCGGTTAATAAAGGGTCGCAAGATCTCCATCGTCGGCGCCCTTATTGTCTTTCTCTTCGTTGCCTTCGTCGCCTCTATCTTCGCTTTCCTCTTCCTCTCTTCAAAAGATAAAG ACACACATAGTAACTTAATACAGGATGATGACTTCGTAAATGATACAGATTTTCTTACAAATGTTACACGTACAAAGAAACATAATACCGTAAAATTTGGCCATGGGTCGGTTACACATGGTAAAGATTCGCGTTATTGGGATGGTGATGATCGGAGACGAGATGAAGATTATCATGAGGAGGCTAGGGATCATTCTGTAAATAAGGATCATGTTCCTGAGAAGGGTAAAAACAGTGGTAGGAAATCGTCCAGTGATGAATCTCATAAAGGCTTGGGTCATAGAGGGAATGGATTATATAATGAGGCAGGGCGTAATGAATTAAAAATGTATGAAGCTGAATATGAGGCATCTTTGAAGAACATTGGGCAGTCAAAAGAACATGATGGTGGAAATCAGCTATCTCATGATCGTACTAGTAGTGGAAATGAGACTGAGATGGTGGATCCTGATGATGAGTATGATGATGGTATTGACTTACAGGATGGTAGGAAGGAAGACGATGGTGAAATGGAACAGGATGATGGGGACCATTCTGGTGCAACTGCATCATATGATCTAGATGGTGGAGAGTCTGCTAATTTACATAAAGCCCAAACCAAGCATCAAAATATTGTTCACGAGGTTGATGAAGCTTCCACTGATTTATCTGACAAGGAGTCAGCTTCCAGCTCAGAACATTCTGGCAAAGTTCCTGGTAATTCAAGACATGCACGTCCTATTGATAGTCAATATTCTAGAAGGTCTGCTACTGAAAAACGGTCTGGTtccaaaaagaagtcaaaacGCCGTAAATTTTCTG GTTCTTGCGAGATGAAACTTCTAAACTCTACTGCACTGCTTGTAGAACCTTTAGAAAGCCGAAAATTTGCAAGGTTTTCCTTGCAGTATACAGAAGCAGAAGAAAAACCCGATGATGATGAAGAGTGGCAACCTAGATATGCTGGGCATCAGAGTCTAAGAGAAAGGGAAGAATCTTTTATTGCACATGATCAGAAAATAAACTGTGGCTTTGTAAAAGGTTCTAGTGGATATCCTAGTACAGGATTCGACCTGGCAGAAGATGATGCTAAATATATAAGCAGTTGTCACATTGCTGtggtgtcttgcatttttggaaATTCAGATCGGTTGAGAATACCTGTTGGAAAAATG GTCTCTCGTTTATCCAGAAAAAATGTTTGCTTTGTTATGTTTGTTGATGAAGCTACTTTACAAGCTCTTTCTTCGGAGGGCCATATGCTAGACAGAATGGGCTTCATTGGACTGTGGAAAGTTGTAGTAGTGAAGAATCTGCCTTACACTGACATGCGGAGAGTAGGAAAGGTTCCAAAATTGTTGTCACACCGACTTTTTCCTTCAGCTAG GTATTCAATCTGGTTAGACAGCAAGCTACGTCTACAGCTTGATCCACTGCTTATCTTGGAATATTTCCTCTGGCGGAAAGGTCATGAATATGCTATTTCTAATCACTATGATCGCCACTGTGTGTGGGAGGAAGTTGCTCAAAATAAGAAGCTTAACAAGTACAATCATACTGTCATAGATGAACAATTTCAATTTTACCAAAATGATGGGCTAAAACGATTTAATGCATCAGATCCTAACAAACTTCTTCCTAGCA ATGTACCTGAAGGGTCCTTCATTGTACGAGCTCACACACCTATGTCAAACctgttttcttgtctttggTTTAATGAGGTTGATCGATTTACTCCTCGTGATCAGCTGAGTTTCGCATACACGTATCATAAGTTGAGGAGGACAAACCCAGAAAAACCATTTTATCTAAATATGTTTAAG GACTGTGAGAGGCGAAAGATGGCCAAGTTGTTTCGTCACAGGTCAGAGGAGAGGAAAACCGTACAACATGATATAGAGTAG